One Zingiber officinale cultivar Zhangliang chromosome 10B, Zo_v1.1, whole genome shotgun sequence genomic window, gtcctgcgcctctgacatcctctgtctgataatacggaccaactctgcctcatgttgagctctataaggtcccaacagctaggcctccccaacctcatcccagagggtgggtggccgacaaggcctaccatacaatgcttcaaacggtgccatctggatagtcgaatgaaagctgttgttgtaagcaaactccaccaatggcaaatggtcctcccaactacctccaaaaatccaatacacaagacctcagcaagtcctctagagtctgaatggtccgctctgactgttcatctatctgcggatggaaagctatactgaatcggagctgagtgcccaaggcctgctgcagactctgtcagaatcgagacgtgaaccgaggatctctatccgaaataatagtcaaagggacaccatgtaatctgatgatctcccggcaatacaaatctgtcaatcgatccagagaatcaatcttccggatcgctaagaagtgcaccgatttggttaatcgatcaacgattacccaaatcgcgtcatggcctcgttgtgtcctcgacaaacccaccacaaagtccatggtaatatgttcccatttccactcaggaataggaatctactgaagtaagccggcaggtctctggtgctcggccttcacctgctgacagacaagacatctcgcCACCaattccgtgatgtctttcttcataccgttccaccagtaggaatgcctcaaatctcgatacatgtgaGTCCCACCtaggtggatcgtaaatcgagagcgatgacccgcctgaagtagctcctgtaagaccgggtgagactgaggtacgcataatctacctcagaagtatataataccttCCTCATcttgtgtgaactcggtctgctgtccagaagctatctggctgccaataaacggCAGATGcagatcaccggcctgggcctcctgaaatcctcatcctgatcgacgactgagcaactatggtaaccagaataccctgctctgtttgtccttactcctcaaggcccaattcgggaatccctaaatcaagtctgtgatcacaactcggtgacaagctaaagtccctctggacttcctactgagtgcatcggtaaccacattagctttccccgagttatagctaatggtacaatcgtaatccttcaggaactccatccatctcctctatcggagattaagttccttctgggtgaaaatatatttgagactcttatgatctataagaatctcaaaggtaatgccgtatagatgatgtcgccaaatcttcaaagcaaaaatGATGGCGGCCAGCTTCAAATCATCTATTGgttagttcttctcatgctccttcaactgtcgagaagcataggagactaccctgccatgctgcatcagaacagtgcccaaaccctaaagagatgcgtcggtatagagcacgaatccgtcctctccagaaggtaaaatcaaaatcggagccaacactaatctccgcttcaactcctggaagctagtcttgcaatcctcggaccacgagaacttcacgcctttcctggtcaggcgtgtcagtggcatagaaatctgggagaaaccctcaacgaaccgtctgtaatatcttgttagtcccagaaaactgcagATCTCCTGAACTAATTTcgactgctcccaactggtgacagcctcgatcttctgagggtctactgaaatacctctactagagaccacatgtcccaaAAAATTGACTAaagatagccagaaggcacacttgctgaactttgcatatagctgatgtcatcgcagagtctccaagactatacacCAAAGAATTTGCTACAAATGTGTTGCAGTCAGGAAAATGCTTGAAGAACAGAGCATGCACCATTTGCCCTTCCAAGGTCAAGCCTACAAGGCCACAGGACTTGAACATGAATTGAAATGTGTAGGCGTCGGGCGTCATGCTCTTCTGATGCATTTTACGGAACAAATTAAGGGACTCTCGGGGGAAATGACAGGAAGAATAGGCCTGAATGATGGTATTCCACTGAAAGGTGGAAGGATTCGGGAAAAGAAGCTGAGAGTGTAGGAGTGCGGGGCGGAGGAGACTTCTATGCGGAATTTCAGCAAACAAGTGGTGGATAGGGAGTGGGAGAGTGATCCGGCGATGAATAGCTGGGCGTGGAGCTATGCAGCGTGCTTCTTCCATGAAAGAACAAGAATCTACTCCAGATAAGAACAAGATTTTAGAAACCAGAACAAATCTATTGTAGTCCCTCCAGAATCACCAGCAACAGACACATTGCTACAACCTTCTTGAAGAACTTCCCTTTCCTGATCAAGCATAATCAAGAATTATTAGGATCAAAAATATCCAATGACATTCTTGATCACGTTCTACTAATTTTAGAGAGAGTGTAATCACTCACCGGCTTGCTGTTGAGAGGGGATCATCCGTTAGCAATAGCCTTTGCCTTCTTTACGCCGCGAGGGTAAGGGAAACTCTGTAGTGTCGGAGGATTTGCTCTAACATCCTTCAGAAATGTTGATTTCTCGATCACAATCTTCAGTTTACTGTAGAATTTTTTATGATGATGAGGAGAAAAAtgatgaagaaaagaaaattagagTTTCGGTGTGTGATTACTTTGGGATCAGAAGCTTGCTATCTTGTTGAGGGCTTTCAGCTACATTGTTGACCTCCTTCTTGACCTCTTCTCCGACGGGAGTCTTACTTCCAACTGCCATTCTCTTGAGCTTGTGGTAGAACTCGGAAATCTGGCTCAATAGGTCCTTCCCGGAGAATAAATTCCTGGCCGACATCATGCTCTTCAGACGAGGTGGTAGCTTCTTCGGCTTTAgttcctccctctcctcttttaCCTTTTTCCCGGCGCTCGACTTGATCATCTCTTTCATGGTGTTCCACGTCTTTGTCTGGCGGGGGAGACGAGAGGGCGTTGATTGGTTCGGGTCTTGGTTCTCAAGATCCTCTTTGAAAGCCTTCGAGGCCTTTGGCTTGAGTGGAGACGTCGGGAGGAGCGGAGCAGCGACaaggcctcctcttctcttcaGCTTGTTCTCCTCTCTAAATCATCGCAATCAAGAGGGAAAATTACACCATCGTCAAGAGGAGAGCACACCATCGTCGAGGAAGATCCAACAGAGGTGGCACCCCTTCTTGTCGCACGGTCGACAAgatggcgtgaagagattgtataaggagagggaaagaaaaatggcttagggttCGAGAACACGAAGGGGAAAACAAGGTGCTAAAAAGATTTGCAAAGAGGGGAAAAATAACGAAATGAATActgtcaaagacaatggttttatgaaaactattgTCGTAGCCCCTAAAATAGCGCTTAAAGACAATGATTTTAGATAACCGTTGTAAAATGCGTTGTTGATGTTTAAAAAAAAGTTGCTCAATGACAATGGTTTTCACAAAACTATTGTCCtttgtattttatgggagctcaaagacaacagttttagataaaaccgttgtcttttaccaaatttataataatttcatctaaaaccattgtctttatggtgttgtcgtttaatatttttattgtagtgccactgggcctaagccctcatgattttactcttgggctctactcaaaagacctcatactaatggagatatcttttttcttataaatccatgatctttcccatgtgttttcaatatgggactatatttgcaaccccaacaaatcAAACCACAAGTCcacactcatttccgaaggtttgaATGAGGTATCATCTATCTTAActactaattttttaaaaaataattacaagtctaaataaaaaattaattagatttaaaaaacaaatttaaacacttcttaaggaaaatcaacacctcaaggaacaaattaaaaatagaaatccaaatcaagctataaaacttgaggaggaaaatataattttaaaaagtgaaattaataaactCAAAGGATTATTAGGAACCTTcaccacaagatcaaaaaatttggacctaattcttaaaacataaaaggTTGTATATAATAAGTCCAGGttcggatacaagtccagctctaCAAATAAAACTTTCATCTCATTAATAAGTCAAAATTTAAAACAAACTATAGCTCGGGTTCCAAAAGCTTATATAACCAAGCAAGTAGGACTAAATCaattttatgtacctaaaaatgaaattcattactgttggttagtcctaggaaaatcgtaccggttccactgtacaaaaaattttgtacaagtgttgaacctttccttaaataacctattgtgttctttagaagttaaattaggaatcgtagacggaacttcacatcattgattccaaatttaacttgtcagttcttaatggtttagatttgaatcgcaagcagaacttaacactattgattcaaatctacctaagttattaattccataaatattaatttccaaaattggcttccaagactgcatggcgaggcacatggccttcttggatatgggagcaaccaccaccgcctaggcaaagtcttttaaggaaagctaatatttatttccttaaataactctaggttaaccaaaaagaacaatcgaatcacaaattcgaaaaagaagaaaacacaaactcaaaaaaactatttcgaaaactctagaatcatatgcctcttatgtttggtatttccataaataactatacaaagaaaactagtatgatgcggaaaacaattactagttatacctttctttgtaagcaaaaataacctcttgatcttctaccgtattactcttataatctcggacgttgtgtgggcaacgatcttccgagatgagaaccaccaagctccttcttctccaagctagattcggccaccataattctccaagagaagtagaggtccggccaccaccaccaagctccaagggatgcttcctttctctccttcttctccaagctagaatccagccaccttcaagctccatgagatgatgaggttcggccaatgaagaagaaagaaaaggaagaagagaaaaccaatggctggccaccaccaaggaagaaaagagaggaagaaaaataatagagtcgttcacccatgaacGCACCtctacctcttcttttataatccttggtcttggcaaataaggaattttaaataaaaacttccttaattcttttgccatgaaaaggaaa contains:
- the LOC122029077 gene encoding uncharacterized protein LOC122029077, yielding MKEMIKSSAGKKVKEEREELKPKKLPPRLKSMMSARNLFSGKDLLSQISEFYHKLKRMAVGSKTPVGEEVKKEVNNVAESPQQDSKLLIPNKLKIVIEKSTFLKDVRANPPTLQSFPYPRGVKKEREVLQEGCSNVSVAGDSGGTTIDLFWFLKSCSYLE